In the genome of Dermacentor variabilis isolate Ectoservices chromosome 5, ASM5094787v1, whole genome shotgun sequence, one region contains:
- the LOC142582746 gene encoding tRNA wybutosine-synthesizing protein 3 homolog isoform X3, producing the protein MSRINTNAHVGACSDIGKPTVKKGCRWHLVTHDLLTEDELDDALARTTNFATLKFEPFILHVRCHNLDAAQKLLAMSIGAGCRNSGIMLSKTGKVHVAVRSTLSMEVPLSDNGNVLVTPGYLKFLRQKANEKMTENWRRLQRFSAALNMLNCENEGNAATCRLPRDSVAARIKNEKSSAAFDYDESISGLFGFST; encoded by the exons ATGTCGAGAATCAACACAAACGCACATGTTGGTGCATGT TCTGACATTGGGAAGCCAACGGTGAAAAAAGGTTGTCGATGGCACCTCGTCACACATGATCTTCTTACAGAGGATGAACTG gacGATGCTTTGGCGAGAACGACTAACTTTGCAACTTTGAAGTTTGAACCATTTATCCTCCATGTACGGTGTCACAATTTGGATGCAGCCCAGAAACTT CTGGCCATGAGCATAGGGGCTGGATGTCGCAATTCCGGCATAATGTTAAGCAAAACGGGCAAGGTTCATGTG GCAGTTCGGTCCACACTTTCAATGGAGGTTCCACTTTCTGATAATGGAAACGTCCTCGTCACACCTGGG tacCTCAAGTTTCTAAGGCAAAAAGCGAATGAAAAAATGACAGAAAACTGGAGACGGCTGCAAAG GTTTTCTGCTGCACTTAACATGCTCAACTGTGAAAACGAAGGCAATGCGGCAACGTGTAGACTTCCCAGAGATTCGGTGGCTGCAAGGATTAAGAATGAGAAGAGTTCCGCTGCATTTGATTATGATGAAAGCATTTCTGGCCTGTTTGGCTTCTCCACGTGA
- the LOC142582746 gene encoding tRNA wybutosine-synthesizing protein 3 homolog isoform X1, translated as MSKLMDSFAKEKRERLESADASRKGAIDSKIVDVTDQLNSFAQYCTTSSCSGRIMIFSGAESDIGKPTVKKGCRWHLVTHDLLTEDELDDALARTTNFATLKFEPFILHVRCHNLDAAQKLLAMSIGAGCRNSGIMLSKTGKVHVAVRSTLSMEVPLSDNGNVLVTPGYLKFLRQKANEKMTENWRRLQRFSAALNMLNCENEGNAATCRLPRDSVAARIKNEKSSAAFDYDESISGLFGFST; from the exons ATGTCCAAATTGATGGATTCGTTTGCTAAGGAAAAACGCGAGCGGCTTGAAAGTGCCGATGCAAGCCGGAAAGGGGCAATAGATTCCAAGATTGTTGATGTGACCGACCAATTGAACTCGTTTGCGCAGTACTGTACGACAAGCTCATGCTCTGGGAGAATTATGATATTTTCAGGCGCAGAA TCTGACATTGGGAAGCCAACGGTGAAAAAAGGTTGTCGATGGCACCTCGTCACACATGATCTTCTTACAGAGGATGAACTG gacGATGCTTTGGCGAGAACGACTAACTTTGCAACTTTGAAGTTTGAACCATTTATCCTCCATGTACGGTGTCACAATTTGGATGCAGCCCAGAAACTT CTGGCCATGAGCATAGGGGCTGGATGTCGCAATTCCGGCATAATGTTAAGCAAAACGGGCAAGGTTCATGTG GCAGTTCGGTCCACACTTTCAATGGAGGTTCCACTTTCTGATAATGGAAACGTCCTCGTCACACCTGGG tacCTCAAGTTTCTAAGGCAAAAAGCGAATGAAAAAATGACAGAAAACTGGAGACGGCTGCAAAG GTTTTCTGCTGCACTTAACATGCTCAACTGTGAAAACGAAGGCAATGCGGCAACGTGTAGACTTCCCAGAGATTCGGTGGCTGCAAGGATTAAGAATGAGAAGAGTTCCGCTGCATTTGATTATGATGAAAGCATTTCTGGCCTGTTTGGCTTCTCCACGTGA
- the LOC142582746 gene encoding tRNA wybutosine-synthesizing protein 3 homolog isoform X2, whose protein sequence is MSKLMDSFAKEKRERLESADASRKGAIDSKIVDVTDQLNSFAQYCTTSSCSGRIMIFSGAEDDALARTTNFATLKFEPFILHVRCHNLDAAQKLLAMSIGAGCRNSGIMLSKTGKVHVAVRSTLSMEVPLSDNGNVLVTPGYLKFLRQKANEKMTENWRRLQRFSAALNMLNCENEGNAATCRLPRDSVAARIKNEKSSAAFDYDESISGLFGFST, encoded by the exons ATGTCCAAATTGATGGATTCGTTTGCTAAGGAAAAACGCGAGCGGCTTGAAAGTGCCGATGCAAGCCGGAAAGGGGCAATAGATTCCAAGATTGTTGATGTGACCGACCAATTGAACTCGTTTGCGCAGTACTGTACGACAAGCTCATGCTCTGGGAGAATTATGATATTTTCAGGCGCAGAA gacGATGCTTTGGCGAGAACGACTAACTTTGCAACTTTGAAGTTTGAACCATTTATCCTCCATGTACGGTGTCACAATTTGGATGCAGCCCAGAAACTT CTGGCCATGAGCATAGGGGCTGGATGTCGCAATTCCGGCATAATGTTAAGCAAAACGGGCAAGGTTCATGTG GCAGTTCGGTCCACACTTTCAATGGAGGTTCCACTTTCTGATAATGGAAACGTCCTCGTCACACCTGGG tacCTCAAGTTTCTAAGGCAAAAAGCGAATGAAAAAATGACAGAAAACTGGAGACGGCTGCAAAG GTTTTCTGCTGCACTTAACATGCTCAACTGTGAAAACGAAGGCAATGCGGCAACGTGTAGACTTCCCAGAGATTCGGTGGCTGCAAGGATTAAGAATGAGAAGAGTTCCGCTGCATTTGATTATGATGAAAGCATTTCTGGCCTGTTTGGCTTCTCCACGTGA